A window of Patagioenas fasciata isolate bPatFas1 chromosome 5, bPatFas1.hap1, whole genome shotgun sequence contains these coding sequences:
- the KATNBL1 gene encoding KATNB1-like protein 1: protein MASEAHNVRKQKVLHIEGCLIDLPRKRISSATKKIMKEGKKSPKQLASYTNRVTVGKTVTSPLSLFKVVYCKRKVRCYTPKPCYRKKQFPKSRDCDMANKENELACAGNLPAKLHDSRTHLLNSSDSSSSQTEGSSSKYSGFFSEVSQDHETMAQVLFSRNLRLNVALTFWRRRSISELVAYLVRIQDLGVVVDCLPVLTNSLQEEKPYISVGCCVDLLPLVKSLLKSKYEEYVIVGLNWLQAVIKRWWSELSAHTEKAEDGNIHILKQQLSGLWDQENHLTLVPGYTGNIAKDVNAYLLQLR from the exons ATGGCATCTGAAGCCCACAATGTTAGAAAACAGAAAGTGTTGCATATTGAAGGTTGTCTCATTGATCTCCCAAGAAAAAGAATCTCTTCTGCTACTAAGAAGATCATGAAGGAG GGTAAGAAATCTCCAAAACAGCTGGCTTCGTACACAAACAG AGTAACAGTTGGAAAAACGGTGACCAGTCCCCTCTCTCTTTTCAAAGTAGTATACTGTAAAAGAAAAGTTCGTTGTTATACTCCAAAGCCttgttacagaaagaaacagtTCCCTAAATCTAGGGACTGTGACATGGCaaataaagaaaatgaactgGCTTGTGCAGGGAATCTGCCAGCAAAACTGCATGACAGTCGTACACACCTGCTGAATTCTAGTGATTCTAGCTCATCTCAAACAGAAGGCTCCTCATCCAAATACAGTGGATTTTTTTCAGAG gttTCTCAGGACCATGAAACTATGGCTCAAGTTCTCTTCAGCAGGAACCTGAGGCTGAATGTAGCTTTAACCTTTTGGAGAAGGAGAAGTATAAGTGAACTGGTAGCCTACTTAGTGAG GATACAGGATCTTGGAGTAGTAGTAGACTGCCTTCCTGTGCTTACAAACAG TTTACAGGAAGAAAAACCGTATATTTCAGTTGGCTGCTGCGTAGATCTTTTGCCTTTAGTGAAATCACTACTTAAAAGCAAATATGAAGA ATATGTGATAGTTGGTTTAAACTGGCTTCAGGCTGTCATTAAAAGATGGTGGTCAGAACTATCTGCACATACAGAAAAGGCAGAAGATGG aaacattcatattttaaaacaacagtTAAGTGGATTATGGGATCAGGAGAATCATCTTACCCTGGTTCCAGGATATACTGGTAATATAGCTAAG gaTGTAAATGCTTATTTATTACAGCTACGCTGA